From one Mytilus edulis chromosome 1, xbMytEdul2.2, whole genome shotgun sequence genomic stretch:
- the LOC139497807 gene encoding uncharacterized protein — MPDMPPFPKSRVSQSTPFSSTGLDYLVPLITKSNGESSKRWICLFTCLVTRAIHLEVINDMTTEEFLYAFPRFISARGTPSTIISDNATQFKLGSETLKSVWNHVIKNEDVQNFTMNKGSCWKIITELAPWMGGFYERLVGVVKRSLRKSLNKRLITDVQMRTIIKEVEAVVNSRPLIYVGEDINSNITLTPSHFLTLNPTTGIPDVDFDLHDPHYSPLESSMEKLLKAWKKGQKLLDSFWNLWRNEYLLSLRERTQTKLKSCRVQSSFLPQIGDVVLIKDNLPRSTWRMGRIVKRISSNDGEIRSAKVQVSTGLILGRPLNLLYPLELEGHNENKEVKKFDKDPVSIARPTKRLSAEIAKHKIKSILKK; from the coding sequence ATGCCTGATATGCCTCCGTTTCCAAAATCAAGAGTTTCACAGTCAACTCCCTTTTCTTCAACTGGCTTAGATTATTTAGTACCCTTGATTACAAAGTCAAACGGTGAAAGCAGCAAAAGGTGGATTTGCCTTTTTACATGTTTAGTTACACGAGCAATACACTTAGAGGTTATCAATGATATGACTACAGAGGAATTCCTATATGCATTTCCAAGGTTTATCTCGGCAAGAGGTACCCCGAGTACAATAATAAGTGATAATGCAACTCAATTCAAATTAGGAAGTGAAACATTGAAGTCAGTATGGAATCATGtgataaaaaatgaagatgttcAAAATTTCACCATGAATAAAGGATCATGTTGGAAAATCATTACAGAATTAGCTCCCTGGATGGGAGGTTTTTATGAAAGGTTAGTCGGAGTTGTGAAACGTTCTCTTAGAAAATCTTTGAATAAAAGACTCATAACTGATGTACAAATGAGAACTATTATTAAGGAAGTCGAAGCTGTTGTGAATTCCAGACCACTAATTTACGTAGGAGAAGACATCAATTCTAATATAACGTTGACACCAAGTCATTTTTTAACGTTGAATCCAACCACTGGGATACCAGACGTTGATTTCGATCTTCACGATCCACATTATTCGCCTTTAGAAAGTTCAATGGAGAAGTTATTAAAAGCTTGGAAAAAAGGACAGAAACTCTTAGATTCATTCTGGAATTTATGGAGAAACGAATACTTACTCAGTTTAAGAGAAAGAACGCAAACAAAGTTAAAGAGTTGCAGAGTCCAGTCATCATTTCTACCACAAATTGGAGATGTTGTGCTTATAAAAGACAATTTACCCAGATCAACATGGAGAATGGGAAGAATAGTGAAACGTATATCAAGTAATGATGGTGAAATTAGGAGTGCAAAAGTACAAGTGTCTACTGGACTAATATTAGGAAGACCATTGAATCTTCTTTATCCTCTAGAATTGGAGGGTCATAATGAAAATAAGGAAGTCAAGAAATTTGACAAAGATCCAGTTTCAATTGCTAGACCTACTAAACGATTAAGTGCAGAAATTGCAAAGCATAAAATTAAATcgatattaaagaaataa
- the LOC139497896 gene encoding uncharacterized protein — translation MSIPRLELMAVLIGVRSLVFVKSELNIFIEEMYLCSDSQCVLKWISTKKELNVFVKNRIAEIKAHKDVKFVYVNTMENPADVATRGTTASKLKNDSLWWHGPKWLHYDTQNWKNDSFGDNSSVEKMYQSEIKREKSRCSTLLCNQIEEENRPSFGIDCREFSSYTKVIRVTAWIQRFVSRMKKDKCSTGKVLTYKELKVAEMNWIKYIQRKHYSDVCEAINDHKRNNLQRQLGLFISQDGILYCRGRLENADIYESARLPILLPRGENLTQLFIEKNH, via the coding sequence ATGAGTATTCCCCGACTGGAACTTATGGCCGTCTTGATTGGTGTTAGGAGTTTAGTATTTGTGAAAAGtgaattaaatattttcattgaGGAAATGTACTTATGCAGTGATTCTCAGTGCGTTCTCAAGTGGATTTCTACTAAGAAAGAACTAAATGTGTTCGTGAAAAATAGAATAGCTGAAATCAAAGCGCACAAGGATGTCAAATTCGTGTATGTCAATACAATGGAGAATCCAGCTGATGTAGCTACAAGAGGAACTACAGCTTCTAAACTTAAAAATGATAGTCTTTGGTGGCATGGTCCCAAATGGTTACATTATGATACACAGAATTGGAAAAATGATTCTTTTGGAGATAATTCGTCTGTGGAAAAAATGTATCAATCTGAGATAAAACGTGAAAAGAGTAGATGTAGTACCTTACTTTGTAATCAGATCGAGGAAGAAAACAGACCATCTTTTGGCATAGACTGCAGAGAGTTTTCGTCTTACACAAAAGTAATACGTGTAACTGCCTGGATCCAAAGATTTGTTTCAAGGATGAAAAAAGACAAATGCAGTACTGGAAAAGTGTTAACATACAAAGAATTGAAAGTTGCCGAAATGAATTGGATAAAATATATTCAAAGGAAACATTACTCAGATGTTTGTGAAGCAATAAACGATCACAAAAGAAATAATCTACAAAGACAGCTTGGGTTGTTCATTTCTCAAGATGGAATTCTGTATTGTAGAGGAAGACTGGAAAATGCAGATATTTATGAATCTGCTAGACTACCTATTCTTCTTCCCCGTGGGGAGAACCTCACGcagttatttattgaaaaaaatcattag
- the LOC139497982 gene encoding uncharacterized protein, translating to METSSDKKAMEYFKETLKFKNGRYYVKWPWKKNTPELPDNRELALGRLKSCVARMRKKPGLLTKYDTIIQDQIQTGIVEEVNESWTDGRKHYIPQHAVKTPQKSTTKVRIVYDASAKTNKEMTSLNECLYRGPVLLNNLCGIFMRFRLHKIAMVADIKKAFLQVGLQEDDRDVTSCMWL from the coding sequence atggaGACATCTAGTGACAAGAAAGCTATggaatatttcaaagaaactttaaaattcaaaaatggaAGATACTATGTTAAATGGCCATGGAAGAAAAATACGCCAGAACTTCCAGACAATCGTGAATTAGCTCTTGGTAGATTGAAGTCATGTGTAGCTCGTATGAGAAAGAAACCTGGcctattaacaaaatatgacaCTATCATACAAGATCAGATACAGACAGGTATTGTTGAAGAAGTGAATGAGTCTTGGACTGATGGAAGAAAACATTATATACCCCAGCATGCAGTGAAAACCCcacagaaatcaacaacaaaagtgAGAATAGTGTACGATGCGTCGGCAAAAACCAACAAGGAAATGACAAGTTTGAATGAATGTTTATACCGAGGTCCCGTTCTTCTGAACAATTTATGTGGAATATTCATGAGATTCAGACTACACAAGATTGCTATGGTCGCTGACATAAAGAAAGCATTCCTACAAGTAGGATTACAAGAAGATGATAGAGATGTTACATCATGCATGTGGCTGTAA